A stretch of DNA from Rhodoluna sp. KAS3:
CCTCATCATCGTTGGTGTTGGTCTTGAAACTGTGAAGCAGATCAACGCACAGATGCAGCAGCGCAACTACGAAGGTCTTCTGAAGTGATCCGCCTACTCTTGATTGGCGCCCCAGGCGCTGGCAAGGGAACCCAGGCTGAAAAGCTTTCATCTGCGTTCAACATCCCTGCCATTTCTACCGGTGACATCTTCCGTCACAACGTGAAGAACGAGACCGAGCTCGGCAAGCAAGCCAAGGCATTCATGGACCGCGGCGAGTATGTTCCAGACAGCCTTACCAACGCTTTGGTTCGCGACCGTTTGTCTCAGGCAGACGCTGTTGAGGGCTTCTTGCTTGACGGGTACCCACGCACGGCTGACCAGGTTGAAGAACTTGACGACATCCTTGCATCTCAGGGCAAGCAGCTTGACGTGGTTGTTCAGCTAACCGCTGACACCGATGAAGTTGTGCGTCGTTTGCTAAACCGTGCCATTGAGCAGGGTCGCGCCGACGACACCGAAGACGTTATTCGCCGCCGTCTTGAGGTTTACGCAGAGCAGACCGCTCCGCTGACCGATGTTTACGCGGAGCGCGGATTGCTAGTAACCGTTGACGGTTTGGGCGAGGTTGCTGAGGTAACCGGTCGCATTCTCGAGGCTCTCGAAGCCCGTAACTCTGCTAACTAATGGCTCGTCACGGCTTTGAACTAAAAACTCCGCAGCAGATCATCATGATGCGCGAGGCCGGTTTGGCTACCGCCGCAGCATTGGCTGCAGTCCGCGCAGCTGTTCGCCCGGGGGTCACAACACTCGAGCTAGACAAAATTGCCGACGACAAAATCCAAGAACTTGGCGGCCACTCTAACTTTCAGCTAGTTCCCGGATACAGCCACACCATCTGTGCATCAATCAACGATGAGGTTGTTCACGGAATCCCAGCGGCAAATCGGATGCTGCAGGCCGGAGACATTTTGTCGGTCGACTGCGGTGCCGAGATCGGCGAGTGGAATGGTGACTCAGCCATGACCGTCATCGTGCCGGGTGCCGAAGAATCAGAGCTTATTGCCAGCCGCCAAAAACTGAGCGATGTCACTGAGCAGTCACTTTGGGTAGGTATTGCTGCTTTGGCTAAGGCCAAGGAGCTAAACGAAGTTGGCGCGGCCATCGAGGACTACATCGTAAGCCAGGGTGACTACGGAATTCTTGAAGACTATGTTGGCCACGGAATTGGTCGATCGATGCACGAGGACCCACCGGTCTACAACTATCGCGTCCGCGGCAAGAGCCCAAAGGTTGTTCCGGGGCTAGTCGTGGCCATCGAACCGATGGTGGTTTCTGGCAGTGCTGCCACCAAGATTCTCAGTGACGGCTGGACTGTGTCGACCAAGGATGCCTCGGATGCATCGCACTGGGAGCACACTGTTGCGGTTCACGAGGGTGGAATTTGGGTGCTGACTGCCGAGGATGGCGGAAAATCCAAGCTTGCACCTTTGGGTGTTGTTCCGGTTCCACTGGTCTAAAGACCAAAATCGGTCGCTGTTGGTTGGCTGCTTAGAAAACTTAATTACCAAATTCAGCGCATTTCCAATAGGATTGAATTTCGGTGTTTCTACACGCAATCCCTAATCGAAAGATTTGGTTCTTTTGCGTGCGCCCGAACACTAAAAACTTGAAGTAGATAAGTGAGTTATGGCCAGTAAAGACGGTGTCATCGAGATCGAAGGTTCGGTCGTCGAAGCTCTTCCGAACGCAATGTTCCGCGTTGAGTTGACCAACGGTCACAAGGTCCTTGCCCACATTTCAGGAAAGATGCGTCAGCACTACATCCGTATCCTCCCAGAGGACCGCGTGATTGTTGAGTTGAGTACCTACGACCTAACTCGTGGCCGCATCATTTATCGCTACAAATAAAAACGGTTAGCAATAACCCTTAATAGAAGTAAGAGACATGAAGGTAAACCCAAGCGTCAAGAAGATTTGCGACAAGTGCAAGGTCATTCGTCGTCACGGTCGCGTCATGGTTATCTGCGACAACCCACGTCACAAGCAGCGCCAGGGCTAAATAACTAAAAACAAAAAAGGCAGCACAACATCCTTCGGGGTGTTACCTCCGGAGAAGGCCGGAGCCCAATCGTGAGATTCGGATGTGTTGCTCCAGACCTTCTAAACAAACAAGGAGAAATCCCATGGCACGTGTTGCCGGAGCCGATATTCCAGACGCGAAGCGCGTCGAAATCGCACTTACCTACATCTACGGCATTGGCCGTACTCGCTCAGTCCAGATCTTGGCTGAGACCAAAGTTGACAAGAACATCCGCGTAAAGGACCTTACCGACGACCAGCTAGTCGCTATCCGTGACTACATCGAAGGTAACTACAAGGTTGAGGGTGACCTCCGCCGTGATGTTGCAGCAGACATTCGCCGCAAGGTTGAAATCGGCTCATACGAGGGTATCCGTCACCGCAAGGGCCTACCGGTCCGCGGTCAGCGTACCAAGACCAACGCACGTACTCGCAAGGGTCCAAAGCGCACCGTAGCCGGCAAGAAGAAGGCGGCACGCTAGTAGCCCGTAGGCACTAAGCAGCCCCTCATCACAAACCTTAAGAATTTAGGAGAAACTCATGGCAGCACCTAAGGCAAGCGTTCGCAAGCCACGCCGCAAAGAGAAGAAGAACATTGTTGTAGGCCAGGCCCACATCAAGAGCACCTTCAACAACACCATCGTTTCAATCACTGACGCCACCGGCGCTGTGATCTCATGGTCATCATCAGGTGATGTTGGCTTCAAGGGTTCACGTAAGTCAACCCCATTCGCAGCTCAGCTTGCAGCTGAAGCAGCAGCACGTAAGGCACAGGAGCACGGCCTAAAGAAGGTTGACGTTTTCGTGAAGGGCCCAGGCTCAGGTCGCGAAACCGCAATCCGTTCACTTCAGGCAGCAGGTCTAGAGGTTGGTTCAATCTCAGACGTCACTCCTCAGGCTCACAACGGCTGCCGCCCACCAAAGCGTCGCCGCGTCTAACCTTTGGTTTCGCATCCGACCCGGTTTGCAGTTGCTTAATCTGTGGCAGTTGCAAACCGAGTTAGAAACCCAATCGCGGGTTTCAGCCCAGTTTTAATCTCGCAACAAACCTGAACAGTGGCCACTGATCAGGCCCCAACAAATAGACATCAAATAGCGGATGTCTAGCTGAAAGGAACCAAACGTGCTGATTGCACAGCGTCCAACTCTTCACGAAGAAGTACTAGCACCAAACCGTTCACGTTTTGCTCTAGAGCCTCTAGAGCCTGGCTTCGGTTACACCCTAGGAAACTCACTCCGCCGTACCCTACTTTCATCAATCCCAGGTGCAGCTGTTACCAACATCCGCATTGAGGGTGTTCGTCACGAGTTCAGCACCATCGAAGGCGTTAAAGAAGACGTCACCGAGATCATCTTGAACATCAAGGACCTCGTAGTTTCTTCAGAGCACGACGCACCTGTTGTTGCTCACCTACGCAAGCAGACCGCTGGCGTTGTAACCGCTGCTGACATCCAGGTTCCTGCTGGTGTTGAGGTTCACAACCCTGAGTTGGTAATTGCAACCATCAACGCAAAGGCAAAGTTCGAAGTTGAGCTAACCATCGAGCGTGGCCGTGGCTACGTTCAGGCTTCTCAGAACCGCAACCCAGATGCAGATGCCGGTGTAATTCCAATCGACTCGATCTATTCACCAGTTCTAAAGGTTTCTTACCGCGTTGAGGCAACTCGTGCCGGTGAGTTCACTAACTTCGACAAGCTGATTGTTGATGTTGAGACCAAGCCATCAATCACTCCTCGCGATGCTGTTGCATCTGCCGGAAGCACTTTGGTTGAGTTGTTCGGTCTTGCGCGCGAGCTAAACGTTGCAGCAGAAGGTATCGAGATCGGCCCAGCACCAGTTGAGGCCGGCCTTTCACCAGAGCTTGCAATGCCTATCGAAGACCTGGACCTAACCGTCCGTTCATACAACTGCCTAAAGCGTGAGGGCATCAACACCGTTAGCGAGCTAATCGGTCTGTCAGAAGACCAGTTGATGAACATCCGCAACTTCGGTAGCAAGTCGGTAGATGAGGTTCGCGACAAGCTAACCTCAATGGGACTAAAGTTCAAGGACGCCGTCCCAGGCTTCGACGCAGCTTACTTCAGCTCGGCTTACGACGAGGACGACCAGGCGTAAGCCGGTCTCCAGATCACAGAAATCTAAGAGGAGAAATCAATGCCTACCCCAACTAAGGGACCACGTCTAGGTGGCGGACCAGCTCACGAGCGTCTAATGCTTCGTAACATGGCTACTTCGCTATTCAAGCACGGCAAGATCACCACTACTGAGACCAAGGCAAAGCGCCTACGTCCAGTTGCTGAGCGTCTTGTCACCTTCGCAAAGCGCGGAGACCTGCACGCACGTCGTCGCGTTATGCAGCAGATCACTGACAAGTCAGTTGTTCACGAGCTGTTCGCAAACGTTGCACCGTTGGTTGCAGACCGTCAGGGTGGCTACACCCGCATCACCAAGCTTGGCTACCGTAAGGGCGACAACGCTCCTTTGGCGCTAATCGAGCTTGTTCTTGAGCCAGTAGCCCCAAAGAACGCAACCAAGAAGCCTAAGCTTGCTAACTCTGTCAAGGCAGTAGCAGCTCCTGTTGAGGCTCCAGCCGAGGTCGTTGAGACCCCAGCTGAGGACGCAGCAGTAGAGGCTCCAGCAGCAGAGTAGTTTTAGTTTCAAATGAATCAACCCGTTGACCGCTCGGTTAACGGGTTGATTCGTTACCGTTTGAATTTTGCCTACGACGGCACCAACTATTGGGGCTTCGCCAAGCAAAAAGGATTCGCCACCGTCCAGGGTGAACTCGTTACTGCGCTAACCACTGCATTCGGTGAATCGAAGACTGATTTCGATATGCGCGTTGCCGGCCGCACCGATGCCGGAGTGCATGCCTACGACCAGGTAATCCACATTGACCTCAGCCAAGAGCAGCTCAAGCGCCTTGGTCGAACCAAAGGGTTCCTGGGTAAACTCAACGATCTTCTGCCCGAGGACATCCGGGTTCATTCGGTCGAACTAGCCCCACCGGGCTTTGATGCCCGATTCTCAGCCTCGTATCGGCGCTACCGCTACCGAATTGCTGATGGCGAAGCTAATAAAAACCCACTCAAGCAGCGATACACCCACTGGATTAAGCATCCGCTCGATGTGACTGCGATGCAGCTGGCAGCTTTTGAACTGATTGGCCTTCACGATTACGCGTCATTTTGTCGGGCCAAGGTGGGTGCAACCACAATCCGCCACGTCCGCGAGATAACCGTCAAGCGCAATCCAGCTGATGACAACGTCATCGAAGTTGAATTGCAGGCCGATGCCTTTTGCCACAACATGGTGCGCTCAATCGTGGGCGGGCTGATTGCTGCCGGCGAGGGCAAGGCCGGACCAACTGAAATTGCTGCCACGCTGGCAAGGCGAACCCGAGTTGGTTCATACAAGGTTTCACCAGCCCGAGGGCTGACATTGATCGAGATTGGCTACCCAGCCGATGACCAATTGGCCGAGCAGGCCGAGCGTGCCAGAAACATGCGAACCCTAGATGAAAATTAGGGTTTGACCACAGGCACATGTTCGGGCTAGACTTGACCTTTGGTATTGGCAGTTAGCCAATGTGAAAACGTGAATCCCGAGAAGATCTCTTCTAGCGCGGATTCATTTCAATCCGACACAGAAGTAGAAGGCAATTTAACGTGCGTACTTATTCTCCAAAGGCTCACGAGCTGAGCAACGAGTGGCTAGTCATCGACGCCGCTGATGTAGTTCTCGGCCGTCTAGCAACCCACGCAGCAGCACTGTTGCGCGGAAAGCACAAGCCGACTTTTGCACCACACATGGACAACGGTGACTTCGTCATCATCATCAACGCTGAGAAGGTTGCTCTAACCGGCGCCAAGCTCAAGCAGAAGAAGGCATACCGCCACTCTGGTTACCCAGGTGGTCTTACTGCAACCACTTACTCTGAGCTTCTAGAGAAGAACCCAGAGAAGGCTGTAGAGAAGGCAATCAAGGGCATGCTTCCTCACAACAAGCTAGGTGCAACCCAGCTTGCAAAGCTAAAGGTTTACCGCGGTGCTGAGCACCCACACGCTGCACAGCAGCCAAAGCCTTTCATCATCGACCAGGTAGCTCAGTAAGGAATCCCTCGTGGCTAAAGACATCGCAGAAGACGTAGTTTCAACAGAGAGCTACACCACCGAGACCCCTGCAGCTAAGGCTGCACCGGCTAAGTCACGTGGCGCACTGACCACTCCTGGTGCCGGCCTTGGCCGTCGCAAAGAGGCAGTTGCTCGTGTTCGCATCATGCCAGGTACCGGAGTTATCAAGGTAAACGGCCGTGACTTCGCTGAGTACTTCCCAAACAAGCTTCACCAGCAGCTAATCACTGACCCATTCACCATCCTTGACCTAAAGGGTGCTTACGACGTTATCGCTCGTATCTCAGGTGGTGGCTCAGCTGGTCAGGCTGGTGCACTTCGTCTAGGTATTGCTCGTGCACTAAACGAGATCGACCGCGACAACAACCGTCCTTCACTAAAGAAGGCTGGCTTCCTAAAGCGCGACCCACGTGTTATCGAGCGCAAGAAGGCTGGTCTGAAGAAGGCACGTAAGGCTTCTCAGTTCTCGAAGCGTTAATCCAACACTTCACGCTTTCAAAAGCATAGACTCACGATATGGCGAGACTCTTTGGCACCGATGGTGTTCGAGGTCTCGCCAATCGTGATTTAACGGCACAACTTGCATTCGATCTAGCTCAGGCCGCCGCAATTGTGCTTGGCGAAGATGCTCGATCAAGAGGCATAA
This window harbors:
- the rplM gene encoding 50S ribosomal protein L13, translated to MRTYSPKAHELSNEWLVIDAADVVLGRLATHAAALLRGKHKPTFAPHMDNGDFVIIINAEKVALTGAKLKQKKAYRHSGYPGGLTATTYSELLEKNPEKAVEKAIKGMLPHNKLGATQLAKLKVYRGAEHPHAAQQPKPFIIDQVAQ
- the rpsM gene encoding 30S ribosomal protein S13 — translated: MARVAGADIPDAKRVEIALTYIYGIGRTRSVQILAETKVDKNIRVKDLTDDQLVAIRDYIEGNYKVEGDLRRDVAADIRRKVEIGSYEGIRHRKGLPVRGQRTKTNARTRKGPKRTVAGKKKAAR
- the map gene encoding type I methionyl aminopeptidase, which translates into the protein MARHGFELKTPQQIIMMREAGLATAAALAAVRAAVRPGVTTLELDKIADDKIQELGGHSNFQLVPGYSHTICASINDEVVHGIPAANRMLQAGDILSVDCGAEIGEWNGDSAMTVIVPGAEESELIASRQKLSDVTEQSLWVGIAALAKAKELNEVGAAIEDYIVSQGDYGILEDYVGHGIGRSMHEDPPVYNYRVRGKSPKVVPGLVVAIEPMVVSGSAATKILSDGWTVSTKDASDASHWEHTVAVHEGGIWVLTAEDGGKSKLAPLGVVPVPLV
- a CDS encoding adenylate kinase — protein: MIRLLLIGAPGAGKGTQAEKLSSAFNIPAISTGDIFRHNVKNETELGKQAKAFMDRGEYVPDSLTNALVRDRLSQADAVEGFLLDGYPRTADQVEELDDILASQGKQLDVVVQLTADTDEVVRRLLNRAIEQGRADDTEDVIRRRLEVYAEQTAPLTDVYAERGLLVTVDGLGEVAEVTGRILEALEARNSAN
- the rplQ gene encoding 50S ribosomal protein L17, with protein sequence MPTPTKGPRLGGGPAHERLMLRNMATSLFKHGKITTTETKAKRLRPVAERLVTFAKRGDLHARRRVMQQITDKSVVHELFANVAPLVADRQGGYTRITKLGYRKGDNAPLALIELVLEPVAPKNATKKPKLANSVKAVAAPVEAPAEVVETPAEDAAVEAPAAE
- the truA gene encoding tRNA pseudouridine(38-40) synthase TruA, with the protein product MNQPVDRSVNGLIRYRLNFAYDGTNYWGFAKQKGFATVQGELVTALTTAFGESKTDFDMRVAGRTDAGVHAYDQVIHIDLSQEQLKRLGRTKGFLGKLNDLLPEDIRVHSVELAPPGFDARFSASYRRYRYRIADGEANKNPLKQRYTHWIKHPLDVTAMQLAAFELIGLHDYASFCRAKVGATTIRHVREITVKRNPADDNVIEVELQADAFCHNMVRSIVGGLIAAGEGKAGPTEIAATLARRTRVGSYKVSPARGLTLIEIGYPADDQLAEQAERARNMRTLDEN
- the rpsK gene encoding 30S ribosomal protein S11, which codes for MAAPKASVRKPRRKEKKNIVVGQAHIKSTFNNTIVSITDATGAVISWSSSGDVGFKGSRKSTPFAAQLAAEAAARKAQEHGLKKVDVFVKGPGSGRETAIRSLQAAGLEVGSISDVTPQAHNGCRPPKRRRV
- the infA gene encoding translation initiation factor IF-1; amino-acid sequence: MASKDGVIEIEGSVVEALPNAMFRVELTNGHKVLAHISGKMRQHYIRILPEDRVIVELSTYDLTRGRIIYRYK
- a CDS encoding DNA-directed RNA polymerase subunit alpha, translating into MLIAQRPTLHEEVLAPNRSRFALEPLEPGFGYTLGNSLRRTLLSSIPGAAVTNIRIEGVRHEFSTIEGVKEDVTEIILNIKDLVVSSEHDAPVVAHLRKQTAGVVTAADIQVPAGVEVHNPELVIATINAKAKFEVELTIERGRGYVQASQNRNPDADAGVIPIDSIYSPVLKVSYRVEATRAGEFTNFDKLIVDVETKPSITPRDAVASAGSTLVELFGLARELNVAAEGIEIGPAPVEAGLSPELAMPIEDLDLTVRSYNCLKREGINTVSELIGLSEDQLMNIRNFGSKSVDEVRDKLTSMGLKFKDAVPGFDAAYFSSAYDEDDQA
- the rpsI gene encoding 30S ribosomal protein S9, whose amino-acid sequence is MAKDIAEDVVSTESYTTETPAAKAAPAKSRGALTTPGAGLGRRKEAVARVRIMPGTGVIKVNGRDFAEYFPNKLHQQLITDPFTILDLKGAYDVIARISGGGSAGQAGALRLGIARALNEIDRDNNRPSLKKAGFLKRDPRVIERKKAGLKKARKASQFSKR
- the rpmJ gene encoding 50S ribosomal protein L36, whose protein sequence is MKVNPSVKKICDKCKVIRRHGRVMVICDNPRHKQRQG